Proteins encoded by one window of Lacipirellulaceae bacterium:
- a CDS encoding DUF481 domain-containing protein: MNRLSLFLYTLIGCVVCLIGRDLLAQQGGDGPGVLPPPSIGGPALRGPDTSLPEIPGMPVEGIPSDSAGNRYGQPVTPPSYLQPPAADTSQTLSAAPLIDPTVVTQPTPMDLVITPTPHWYQLGYWLGPDPWEGHVELGLNGSQGNNDVLSMRAGGHLKRDTKRWKFDSDLQYNKNVANSIETQNDAKLDVRLDRILGDSPWTLFFLKNVIYDEFQAFDLQLSLTGGVGYQIFDTETLDLLGRFGAGTTREFGGPDNEWAPNALFGLDYEHRITKTQRLVATVDYYPEFGDFSRYRVVTDAGWEIDLDKPENVSLKFSIVDRYDSTPNGRDPNNFDYAMLLIWGL; encoded by the coding sequence ATGAATCGTCTAAGTCTATTCTTATACACGCTGATCGGCTGCGTGGTGTGCTTGATTGGTAGGGATTTACTCGCGCAGCAAGGAGGCGATGGTCCGGGTGTTCTGCCACCACCAAGCATCGGCGGGCCGGCATTACGAGGGCCAGATACAAGTCTGCCGGAGATTCCAGGAATGCCCGTCGAGGGGATACCTTCGGACTCCGCCGGTAATCGCTACGGACAGCCCGTCACCCCGCCTAGCTATCTTCAGCCGCCCGCTGCGGACACGAGTCAAACACTCTCGGCAGCGCCGCTGATCGATCCCACGGTCGTCACGCAGCCCACGCCGATGGATTTGGTGATTACGCCGACGCCACACTGGTATCAGTTGGGTTACTGGCTAGGGCCTGATCCTTGGGAAGGGCATGTTGAGTTAGGCCTCAACGGCAGCCAGGGCAACAACGACGTCTTGAGCATGCGCGCTGGGGGTCACCTGAAACGTGATACCAAGCGGTGGAAGTTTGATAGCGACCTGCAATACAACAAGAACGTTGCCAACAGTATCGAAACGCAAAACGATGCTAAGCTTGATGTCCGGCTTGATCGCATCTTAGGTGACTCGCCTTGGACGTTGTTTTTCTTGAAGAATGTAATCTATGATGAGTTCCAAGCCTTTGACTTGCAGCTTTCGCTAACAGGTGGTGTGGGTTACCAGATCTTCGATACGGAAACGCTCGATCTGCTCGGGCGCTTTGGTGCCGGTACAACACGGGAGTTCGGTGGTCCAGACAACGAGTGGGCACCGAATGCTTTGTTCGGTCTCGACTACGAACATCGCATTACGAAGACACAGCGACTCGTTGCAACGGTCGACTACTATCCTGAGTTTGGCGACTTCTCGCGTTATCGAGTCGTGACCGATGCTGGCTGGGAGATCGATCTCGACAAGCCGGAGAATGTGAGCTTGAAATTCTCGATCGTCGATCGTTATGACAGCACGCCCAACGGTCGCGATCCGAACAACTTCGACTACGCGATGCTCTTGATTTGGGGACTGTAG